Proteins found in one Holophagales bacterium genomic segment:
- a CDS encoding efflux RND transporter permease subunit, which yields MNITEVCIRRPVLAWMLMAATIVFGGVALSRIGISQFPDVDSPTISVSVTWEGAAPEVMEHDVVEPLEEAVMQVEGIKSLTSSSRQGSANVTIELDISRNIDLALQDVQTKVSQAQRSLPRDIDPPVISKSNPEDNPILWIGLSGPFPRQVIADYARYRLKERFQTVPGVGEVNMGGYLDRNVRIWVDADKLNAKGMTVTDVIAALQREHVELPAGRLETEGREISVRVMGEALDLATLRKISLRDLNGAPVYLEDVALVEDGFEDERRIARVNGAPAQGLGIRKQRGSNAVAVAQGVKAAMAEIQKTLPPGMEVGINFDSTTFIEDSVHEIQFEILLSVVLTGLVCWMFLGSLSSTLNVVLAIPMSLLGTVAFIYFAGFTLNTFTLLALGLAVGIVVDDAIMVMENIFRHFEEGKDRVTAAREGTGEITFAALSATIAIIAIFIPVVFMKGVIGKFFLQFGITLCVAVALSYVEAITLAPARCAQILKAGEVNRSGLGGLVDRAFDALARVYARVLAHGLKHPVAVLVSATLLLGVAVLVFRALPSEFVPSQDQGRLMLRVQTAVGSDIHETDMAFRKIEAYVTARPEVTRCFGVVGGFGGGVSGGVVFVSMVDKSDRKLSQAEFAAEIRKELNSYPGVRVVVQDLSQSGFTAQRGFPVEFSVRGPDWDVLVEKARGISEKLNASGQVVDLDMDYRIGMPELRIVPNRARAADLGISVENVATALNATLGGLRIGKYSTEGRRIDVRLRLLAGQRTRPEDLSRLRLRSNAGDLIPLSSLVTTEEVPALQAITRRDRERAITIYANVAPGMSQADVLKYVEGLGTDMPTGYRLVLGGASVAFRESMGDLVFALVLGIGVAYMVLASQFNSFLHPVTVLSILPLSVAGAAFALLATGRSLNIFSMIGLLLLMGIVKKNSIILVDYTNQLRERGLDTLNALLKAGPVRLRPILMTSIATMMAAIPPAAGIGSGSEIRAPMGIAVIGGLIVATVLSLLVVPAFYLVTDRIAASLRGRRAEHATDTPSPEPSASAP from the coding sequence ATGAACATCACCGAGGTCTGCATCCGGCGGCCCGTCCTGGCCTGGATGCTCATGGCGGCGACGATCGTCTTCGGCGGCGTCGCGCTCTCGCGCATCGGCATCAGCCAGTTCCCCGACGTCGACTCGCCCACGATCTCCGTCTCCGTGACGTGGGAGGGGGCCGCTCCCGAGGTCATGGAGCACGACGTCGTCGAGCCGCTCGAAGAAGCCGTCATGCAGGTGGAAGGGATCAAGTCCCTCACCTCCTCCTCCCGGCAGGGCTCGGCGAACGTGACGATCGAGCTCGACATCAGCCGGAACATCGACCTCGCCCTCCAGGACGTCCAGACCAAGGTCTCCCAGGCGCAGCGGTCGCTCCCGCGGGACATCGACCCGCCCGTCATCTCGAAGTCGAACCCCGAGGACAACCCCATCCTCTGGATCGGCCTCTCCGGCCCCTTCCCCCGCCAGGTCATCGCCGACTACGCCCGCTACCGCCTCAAGGAGCGCTTCCAGACGGTCCCCGGCGTCGGCGAGGTGAACATGGGGGGCTACCTCGACCGGAACGTCCGGATCTGGGTCGACGCCGACAAGCTGAACGCGAAGGGGATGACGGTCACCGACGTCATCGCGGCGCTCCAGCGCGAGCACGTCGAGCTCCCGGCCGGCCGCCTCGAGACGGAAGGCCGCGAGATCAGCGTGCGGGTCATGGGCGAGGCCCTCGACCTCGCGACCCTGCGGAAGATCTCGCTCCGCGACCTGAACGGCGCGCCGGTCTACCTCGAGGACGTCGCTCTCGTCGAGGACGGCTTCGAGGACGAGCGGCGCATCGCGCGCGTCAACGGGGCCCCCGCGCAGGGCCTCGGCATCCGCAAGCAGCGCGGGTCGAACGCCGTCGCCGTGGCCCAGGGGGTCAAGGCCGCGATGGCGGAGATCCAGAAGACCCTCCCCCCAGGGATGGAGGTCGGGATCAACTTCGACTCGACGACCTTCATCGAGGACTCGGTCCACGAGATCCAGTTCGAGATCCTTCTCTCGGTCGTCCTGACGGGCCTCGTCTGCTGGATGTTCCTCGGATCCCTCTCCTCGACGCTGAACGTCGTCCTCGCGATCCCGATGTCGCTCCTCGGGACGGTCGCGTTCATCTACTTCGCCGGCTTCACGCTGAACACCTTCACGCTCCTCGCGCTGGGCCTCGCCGTCGGCATCGTCGTCGACGACGCGATCATGGTCATGGAGAACATCTTCCGGCACTTCGAGGAAGGGAAGGACCGGGTGACCGCCGCCCGCGAGGGGACGGGCGAGATCACCTTCGCCGCCCTCTCGGCGACGATCGCGATCATCGCGATCTTCATCCCGGTCGTCTTCATGAAGGGCGTCATCGGGAAGTTCTTCCTCCAGTTCGGCATCACGCTCTGCGTCGCGGTGGCCCTCTCCTACGTCGAGGCGATCACCCTCGCGCCGGCCCGCTGCGCGCAGATCCTGAAAGCCGGCGAGGTGAACCGGAGCGGCCTCGGCGGCCTCGTCGACCGCGCCTTCGACGCCCTCGCGCGGGTCTACGCCCGGGTCCTCGCGCACGGGCTGAAGCACCCCGTCGCGGTCCTCGTCTCCGCCACCCTTCTCCTCGGTGTCGCGGTCCTCGTCTTCCGCGCGCTCCCCTCGGAGTTCGTCCCGTCGCAGGACCAGGGGCGCCTCATGCTCCGCGTCCAGACGGCCGTGGGGTCCGACATCCACGAGACGGACATGGCCTTCCGGAAGATCGAGGCCTACGTCACGGCCCGTCCCGAGGTCACGCGCTGCTTCGGCGTCGTCGGCGGCTTCGGCGGCGGCGTGAGCGGCGGCGTCGTCTTCGTCTCCATGGTCGACAAGAGCGACCGGAAGCTCTCGCAGGCCGAGTTCGCGGCAGAGATCCGCAAGGAGCTCAACTCCTACCCCGGCGTTCGGGTCGTCGTCCAGGACCTTTCTCAGTCGGGCTTCACGGCCCAGCGCGGCTTCCCGGTCGAGTTCTCGGTCCGGGGCCCCGACTGGGACGTCCTCGTCGAGAAGGCGAGGGGGATCTCGGAGAAGCTCAACGCGAGCGGCCAGGTCGTCGACCTCGACATGGACTACCGGATCGGAATGCCCGAGCTGCGGATCGTCCCGAACCGGGCGCGTGCCGCCGACCTCGGCATCTCCGTCGAGAACGTCGCGACCGCCCTGAACGCGACGCTCGGCGGCCTGCGCATCGGGAAGTATTCGACGGAGGGGCGACGGATCGACGTCCGCCTCCGCCTCCTCGCCGGGCAGCGGACGCGCCCCGAGGACCTCTCGCGCCTTCGCCTGCGCAGCAACGCGGGCGACCTGATCCCTCTTTCCTCCCTCGTGACGACGGAGGAGGTCCCCGCTCTCCAGGCGATCACGCGGCGCGACCGCGAGCGGGCGATCACGATCTACGCGAACGTGGCCCCTGGAATGTCGCAGGCCGACGTCCTGAAGTACGTCGAAGGGCTCGGGACGGACATGCCGACGGGGTACAGGCTCGTCCTGGGAGGCGCGAGCGTCGCGTTCCGCGAGTCGATGGGCGACCTCGTCTTCGCCCTCGTCCTCGGAATCGGCGTCGCCTACATGGTCCTCGCGTCCCAGTTCAACTCGTTCCTCCACCCGGTCACGGTCCTCTCGATCCTCCCGCTCTCGGTCGCGGGCGCGGCGTTCGCCCTCCTGGCGACCGGGCGGAGCCTGAACATCTTCTCGATGATCGGCCTCCTCCTCCTGATGGGGATCGTGAAGAAGAACTCGATCATCCTCGTCGACTACACGAACCAGCTCCGCGAGCGCGGCCTCGACACGCTGAACGCGCTCCTGAAGGCCGGGCCGGTCCGCCTCCGGCCCATCCTCATGACGTCGATCGCGACGATGATGGCCGCCATCCCGCCTGCGGCCGGGATCGGCTCGGGCTCCGAGATCCGGGCGCCGATGGGGATCGCCGTCATCGGCGGACTCATCGTCGCGACGGTCCTCTCCCTCCTCGTCGTGCCGGCCTTCTACCTCGTGACGGACCGGATCGCGGCGAGCCTGCGTGGCCGGCGCGCGGAACACGCCACGGATACTCCTTCCCCGGAGCCTTCGGCATCCGCCCCTTGA
- a CDS encoding GDP-mannose 4,6-dehydratase — MKVLVTGAAGFIGSHTVERLLDRGDDVVGLDDFNDTYDPALKRRNLAGALSLGGFTLVEGDVRDTELVPRILRNDRFDAIVHLAARAGVRASLLQPVVYESANVTGLLNLLEAAAHDVLPHFVFASSSSVYGLSPRLPWREDDPVDSPVSPYAVTKRAGELMCRSYQATYGLDTCSLRLFTVYGPRQRPDMAIARFFGAILADEPVTVYGDGSARRDFTHVHDVVGGILAALDRRCSGRIINLGGAHTVTILELLEMIGRITGRTPKIRFEARQPGDVPTTWADNAVAQLHLGWAPGITLETGLTEYHRWRTERGAVSG; from the coding sequence GTGAAGGTACTCGTCACGGGAGCGGCTGGGTTCATCGGCTCGCACACCGTGGAGCGGCTTCTCGACAGGGGCGACGACGTCGTCGGCCTGGACGACTTCAACGACACCTACGACCCTGCGCTCAAGCGCCGGAATCTCGCCGGGGCGCTGTCCCTCGGAGGCTTCACGCTGGTCGAGGGCGACGTCCGCGATACCGAGCTCGTCCCGCGCATCCTGCGAAACGACCGGTTCGACGCCATCGTGCACCTGGCGGCCCGGGCGGGCGTCCGGGCCAGCCTCCTCCAGCCCGTCGTCTACGAATCGGCCAACGTCACGGGACTCCTGAACCTCCTGGAGGCCGCGGCCCACGACGTCCTCCCCCACTTCGTCTTCGCCTCCAGCTCGAGCGTCTACGGGCTGAGTCCCCGGCTCCCCTGGCGTGAGGACGATCCGGTGGACAGCCCCGTCTCACCCTATGCGGTCACCAAGCGGGCGGGCGAGCTGATGTGCCGGAGCTACCAGGCGACGTATGGGCTGGACACCTGCAGCCTGCGCCTCTTCACGGTCTACGGACCGCGCCAGCGCCCCGACATGGCCATCGCCCGGTTCTTCGGGGCCATCCTGGCCGATGAACCGGTCACGGTGTACGGGGACGGAAGCGCCCGGAGAGACTTCACCCACGTTCACGACGTCGTGGGCGGAATCCTGGCCGCCCTGGATCGCCGCTGCAGCGGTCGGATCATCAACCTCGGGGGGGCGCACACGGTGACGATCCTGGAGCTGCTCGAGATGATCGGCCGCATCACCGGCAGGACCCCGAAGATACGGTTCGAGGCCCGTCAGCCGGGGGACGTGCCCACGACGTGGGCGGACAACGCCGTCGCGCAGCTTCACC